One Argopecten irradians isolate NY unplaced genomic scaffold, Ai_NY scaffold_0363, whole genome shotgun sequence DNA segment encodes these proteins:
- the LOC138312542 gene encoding uncharacterized protein translates to MACFNALGDYVAPLIVYPGQRFRDTGIKEFPEAIYAHSENGWMDKELFLSFLAVFNSFVEEKTIEKPVILFVDGHSTHMTAEAARFCAENHIILYCLLPNATHVMQACDVGFFSPMKSAWRGNVKQWQMDNLGKAFTKYDFPKVFKQSWETCATLSNAAHAFKRSGLFPLTPEGIDQSKLGPCKLISKEKLETKEREAEETDDGDTGANDINLSDDRPNAVALSCQAKHSTTNDKDCDKENVIVQLDIAETTNDKDCDKENVIVQLDIAETTNDKDCDKENVIVQRVIADVHVSAVVGNMTRNEHAVSAAFQTLVIPEIKTGKNKSKRKKLPKALSGHEALEMFKQKEEEKIEEERKKKERAEKRIENKQKKEEERKAKQERAEERKRIREEKEQSKRALKRSCKKLFDTDSEEEFLEDFESDADSHFCPGCQSTGGRVSEWVACVTCSLWWHILCSSDITLINLHREADIEAYRFTCDFCK, encoded by the coding sequence aTGGCATGTTTCAATGCTCTCGGGGATTACGTCGCTCCGTTAATTGTATACCCGGGACAACGATTTAGAGATACGGGGATAAAAGAGTTTCCCGAAGCAATATATGCTCACTCTGAAAATGGGTGGATGGACAAGGAACTTTTCCTGAGCTTTCTGGCCGTGTTCAACAGTTTCGTTGAGGAAAAGACCATTGAAAAGCCTGTGATTCTGTTTGTGGACGGCCACAGTACTCATATGACGGCGGAAGCAGCCAGATTTTGTGCTGAAAATCATATTATTCTGTACTGCCTTTTGCCAAACGCTACCCATGTAATGCAGGCGTGTGACGTCGGCTTTTTCTCACCAATGAAATCAGCATGGAGAGGAAATGTCAAGCAATGGCAAATGGATAATCTTGGAAAGGCTTTCACAAAGTATGACTTCCCAAAAGTCTTCAAGCAATCTTGGGAGACATGTGCCACACTTTCTAACGCCGCCCATGCGTTTAAGCGTTCAGGATTATTTCCCTTAACACCAGAAGGCATAGACCAAAGCAAATTGGGTCCTTGCAAACTTATCTCCAAAGAAAAATTAGAAACCAAAGAAAGAGAAGCAGAAGAAACTGATGACGGGGATACAGGTGCCAATGACATCAATTTGAGTGATGATAGGCCTAACGCTGTTGCCTTGTCTTGTCAGGCAAAACACTCAACCACAAACGACAAGGACTGTGACAAAGAGAACGTTATTGTTCAACTTGATATTGCAGAAACCACAAACGACAAGGACTGTGACAAAGAGAACGTTATTGTTCAACTTGATATTGCAGAAACCACAAACGACAAGGATTGTGACAAAGAGAACGTTATTGTTCAACGTGTTATTGCAGATGTGCATGTTTCAGCCGTCGTTGGGAATATGACACGCAATGAGCATGCCGTATCTGCAGCGTTCCAAACGCTTGTGATTCCAGAAATTAAAACAGGAAAAAACAAGTCAAAGCGGAAAAAACTGCCAAAAGCTTTATCCGGACATGAGGCACTTGAAATGTTCAAGCAGAAAGAGGAAGAGAAAATTGAGGAGGAACGCAAAAAGAAAGAAAGGGCTGAAAAGAGAATTGAAAACAAGCAAAAaaaggaagaagaaagaaaagCTAAGCAAGAACGTGCAGAGGAACGAAAACGAATTAGAGAAGAAAAGGAACAAAGCAAAAGAGCATTAAAGCGATCGTGCAAGAAGCTGTTCGACACGGATAGTGAGGAGGAGTTTCTTGAAGACTTCGAGTCCGACGCCGATTCACATTTCTGCCCTGGCTGTCAGTCGACCGGTGGAAGAGTGTCTGAATGGGTTGCATGTGTTACATGTAGTTTGTGGTGGCATATTCTGTGCAGCTCCGATATAACCTTGATCAATCTCCATCGGGAGGCTGATATCGAGGCGTACAGGTTTACATGCGACTTCTGCAAATAA